A stretch of the Archocentrus centrarchus isolate MPI-CPG fArcCen1 unplaced genomic scaffold, fArcCen1 scaffold_29_ctg1, whole genome shotgun sequence genome encodes the following:
- the sdc4 gene encoding syndecan-4 isoform X1, with protein sequence MLSLCLVLMLSAASVLSESQVRETETWMPMKTSEAVGMSTRGGDLEASGHSPTGSDFGFTDDGDDDYLYDDDEDYEEFSGSGDRETSMPTEPTTSVKPDINDNKIPEPERPVRPTVNEVEIVKNSNQIPHLRNENPGDDQLSNVLMSHTGEDSILSKTEFLAALIAALAVGLMFAVLLILFLIYRMKKKDEGSYDLSKKPIYKKAPTTEIYA encoded by the exons CAGGTGAGGGAGACGGAGACATGGATGCCCATGAAGACCTCAGAGGCAGTTGGCATGTCGACACGCGGCGGCGACCTGGAGGCGTCCGGACACTCCCCAACCGGCTCAGACTTCGGCTTCACAGATGACGGCGATGACGATTACttgtatgatgatgatgaagactaCGAGGAGTTCTCTGGATCTGGTGACAGAG AAACGAGCATGCCCACTGAGCCCACGACATCAGTTAAG CCTGACATAAATGACAATAAGATCCCTGAGCCAGAGCGCCCGGTGCGGCCAACTGTCAACGAGGTGGAAATTGTCAAGAACAGTAACCAGATCCCCCACCTGAGGAATGAGAATCCCGGAGATGACCAGCTATCCAATGTCCTCATGTCCCACACTGGCGAGGATAGCATCTTGAGCAAGACGGAGTTCCTTGCAG CTCTGATTGCAGCCCTCGCCGTCGGCCTGATGTTTGCTGTTcttctcatcctcttcctcatctaCCGcatgaagaagaaggatgaggGCAGCTACGATTTGTCGAAGAAGCCCATCTACAAGAAGGCCCCCACCACGGAGATCTACGCATAG
- the sdc4 gene encoding syndecan-4 isoform X2: MLSLCLVLMLSAASVLSESVRETETWMPMKTSEAVGMSTRGGDLEASGHSPTGSDFGFTDDGDDDYLYDDDEDYEEFSGSGDRETSMPTEPTTSVKPDINDNKIPEPERPVRPTVNEVEIVKNSNQIPHLRNENPGDDQLSNVLMSHTGEDSILSKTEFLAALIAALAVGLMFAVLLILFLIYRMKKKDEGSYDLSKKPIYKKAPTTEIYA, from the exons GTGAGGGAGACGGAGACATGGATGCCCATGAAGACCTCAGAGGCAGTTGGCATGTCGACACGCGGCGGCGACCTGGAGGCGTCCGGACACTCCCCAACCGGCTCAGACTTCGGCTTCACAGATGACGGCGATGACGATTACttgtatgatgatgatgaagactaCGAGGAGTTCTCTGGATCTGGTGACAGAG AAACGAGCATGCCCACTGAGCCCACGACATCAGTTAAG CCTGACATAAATGACAATAAGATCCCTGAGCCAGAGCGCCCGGTGCGGCCAACTGTCAACGAGGTGGAAATTGTCAAGAACAGTAACCAGATCCCCCACCTGAGGAATGAGAATCCCGGAGATGACCAGCTATCCAATGTCCTCATGTCCCACACTGGCGAGGATAGCATCTTGAGCAAGACGGAGTTCCTTGCAG CTCTGATTGCAGCCCTCGCCGTCGGCCTGATGTTTGCTGTTcttctcatcctcttcctcatctaCCGcatgaagaagaaggatgaggGCAGCTACGATTTGTCGAAGAAGCCCATCTACAAGAAGGCCCCCACCACGGAGATCTACGCATAG